The DNA window CATATCAGTTATTACGTTCCCATCTTCATCGGAATATGTATAACACGGGATGCCATACCGTTCAAAGCGCCACCCGCCCAGCCTTCTCACACCGCTTTCATGCCGCCTTTTTTCTGCCAAACACCGTAATCGAAATAACGGACGCCAGTATAAAAAGAACACCGAGCCCCGTCTTCACTCCCACCGCCTCACCAAAGCAGACAACTCCCAGCACAATGCTGGTGAGTGGTTCAAAGGTGCTGAGAATCGCGGTTTTCTGCGCCCCGGTCATGGCTATGCCGAGCTGGAACAGCACACAGGCCACCACAATCAGCATAAAGGAGAATCCGAACGCGGCCGCCCAGCCTCTGGCCGAATGAAACAGCACAAAAGTTCTCGTGGCCAGCGAAAGTGCAAAGACCATCACGCCCGAGACGAGGGACATGTAAAAATTCGTTTTGAACGGCTTCATAAACTTGAGCGTGCTCCGCTCAAAATACATCATGTAAAACGTATAGGTGACTCCGGATGCCAGGGCCAGCAGAATTCCCATCATCCCGTTTTCCTGCCCCGGTTCATAGAACAGGACGAGGCCAATCACGCAGAAAACGACCGAAGCGATCTTGGTCCACGTTGCCTTCTCTTTAAAAATGAATACCGATGCAAGAATTACAAGCACCGGATAGCTGAAATGAATTGTGGTAGCGCTGCCGCTGGAGATATAGTTGTAAGAGGAAAATAACAGGATTGGGGTCAGTGAAAATCCCAGGCTCAGAATAATAAACTGAACGAGCTGGGACACCGTAAGCCGCATCCCGTAATCGCGCTTTTTAAGTTCTCCCGCAGCCTCCCTCTCTTTTTCATCTTTTGCCTGCTCCCTGAGCGCCAGGATAAACAGCACCGGCAGAGCCAGGCTGTAACGGTATACGACCAGGCTGACCGCGTTGCATCCCTCGGCATACAGGTATTTTGCAACAATCGGCATGCAGCCGAATATAATTGCTGAAATGACAGCATAGACAGACCCTTTAACTTCTTTCATTCCACAGTTTCTCCCAGGTTATTGTTAACTTTTCTGTAACGATTCGCTACCTTCACAGTCACCGATGTGAAGCCGCAATACCGAACGCACCGCCCGGTATCCTCCCACAAACTCCCGGTACTTTCACCGGTCATCCGTCCTGCTGGGCAGGCGGTGCAGCAGGAGGGCTTCGGCGCTATATCATCTTTCTGTATTCCTGCTTCCATTTGGTCAGCATCTTTCCGGCTCCGGCCATCCGCTTAATTGAATCCCGGTCAAAAAGACTTTCCACTTCCTTTACTTTCCCGTCCTCGGAAGCCTCCTTAAGAACTGTCTCAAGCTCTTCCTTCCATCCGTCCTTTTCCTCTTTCGTAATCAGGGCTTCATACCGTTCCTTTAAGGCCAGCTCCGGGTTCAGCAGGGTAAGCTGGTAAATCTTCTTAAGCGTATCCCTGTTCTTCTGGAAATTGTAGGACATATCAAAAGCAGCCATCGCCTTTTCAAACCAGAAAATCCCCGCATAGGAAGCGCCGATATTATTCCAGATCTTCGCTGTGAATTCATCGCTCAACGACTTGAGCCGCCAGTCGTCCAGGATTTTCTCATAGTAGAGCACGGCGGTTCCGTACTGTTTCAGCCTGAAATAGAAATCGGCCGTCTCTTTTGTAAATTCCGCGGCGCTCATCTTTCTGTATGCCGCAATCTTCTGACGGAATTTGCTTATCTCCCTCGCCGT is part of the [Clostridium] symbiosum genome and encodes:
- a CDS encoding DMT family transporter: MKEVKGSVYAVISAIIFGCMPIVAKYLYAEGCNAVSLVVYRYSLALPVLFILALREQAKDEKEREAAGELKKRDYGMRLTVSQLVQFIILSLGFSLTPILLFSSYNYISSGSATTIHFSYPVLVILASVFIFKEKATWTKIASVVFCVIGLVLFYEPGQENGMMGILLALASGVTYTFYMMYFERSTLKFMKPFKTNFYMSLVSGVMVFALSLATRTFVLFHSARGWAAAFGFSFMLIVVACVLFQLGIAMTGAQKTAILSTFEPLTSIVLGVVCFGEAVGVKTGLGVLFILASVISITVFGRKKAA